One Dermacentor silvarum isolate Dsil-2018 chromosome 10, BIME_Dsil_1.4, whole genome shotgun sequence genomic window carries:
- the LOC119431058 gene encoding uncharacterized protein LOC119431058 — MVSLRKVRCFHLLLILAVLATSRSRTHSSDGRGRSKQNTEELAQTGARDSGRRSVQDIEENENHKETSGEETRQKSITSHRKNTDDAALNIMQREAPLIRDVEAKIHEGKEAERNLTGIRDAIRREMSGVDGTDGAAHLRRLQMTKRLRELDQRIAELHAKNQEAQQRFRGFVGAIDAGDIRDENEARSALGSIYHFCGTVVAGAVRACRGVYKNVVSFFTDKVVGGIGDMFHSLLGSKWPSLKAGVNLLAGV; from the exons ATGGTATCCCTCAGGAAAGTAAGATGTTTCCACTTACTGCTAATATTGGCTGTACTGGCTACTTCTCGGAGTCGGACTCATTCATCTG ATGGGCGAGGACGAAGTAAGCAAAACACCGAGGAGCTGGCACAGACTGGCGCAAGGGACTCGGGGCGGCGTTCCGTCCAAGATATTGAAGAGAACGAAAACCACAAAGAAACATCTGGCGAAGAAACAAGGCAGAAATCAATCACGAGTCATAGGAAGAACACTGACGATGCTGCACTTAAT ATCATGCAAAGGGAGGCCCCCCTGATCAGGGACGTCGAGGCGAAGATTCACGAAGGAAAGGAGGCGGAGCGCAACCTGACGGGTATCCGCGACGCCATCCGCCGGGAGATGTCCGGAGTCGATGGAACGGATGGAGCGGCACATCTAAGGCGCCTCCAGATGACGAAGCGCCTCCGAGAGCTTGACCAGCGCATCGCCGAACTGCACGCGAA GAATCAAGAAGCCCAGCAGAGGTTCCGCGGCTTCGTCGGCGCCATCGACGCCGGCGATATACGAGACGAAAACGAGGCGCGCTCCGCACTGGGCAGCATCTACCACTTCTGCGGCACCGTGGTCGCGGGTGCCGTGCGAGCCTGCAGAGGGGTGTACAAAAACGTCGTGAGTTTTTTCACCGACAAGGTCGTGGGGGGCATCGGAGACATGTTTCACAGCCTTCTCGGTTCCAAGTGGCCGTCACTGAAGGCGGGAGTCAACTTGCTGGCCGGCGTCTAG
- the LOC119431620 gene encoding uncharacterized protein LOC119431620, which translates to MQTLVGTWVLMLGVFCGQNEATLLPILAAIKGTLLNANRGDTQGIRSFMNDGFHGQTETRLFQASFSDDSDSGVGAQILRQEAPLIHEIEMRISEGLEAERNLTSLREEIRRELAEAESSGGLGDGQRAQMENRIWQLDKRLGQLRQKNLEVERRFLDVIGGIRSGTIRNRWQAHNMLGGIAQFYTNVVMSYVNTSVSLAMGIVNFWTGLFGKITGMVGGSSMRLFKMPRVEAGRSFVAGP; encoded by the exons ATGCAGACGCTGGTCGGCACGTGGGTGCTTATGCTCGGCGTATTCTGTGGCCAGAATGAAGCGACGCTGCTGCCCATCTTGGCTGCAATTAAAGGCACGCTGCTGAACGCGAACCGAG GGGACACTCAAGGCATCCGAAGCTTTATGAATGATGGCTTTCATGGACAAACGGAAACGCGGCTGTTTCAGGCGAGCTTCAGTGACGACAGTGACAGCGGCGTTGGTGCGCAG ATCCTGCGCCAGGAGGCGCCACTGATCCACGAGATCGAGATGCGGATAAGCGAAGGGCTCGAAGCGGAGCGCAACCTGACGTCCCTCCGCGAAGAGATCCGCCGTGAGCTAGCGGAAGCCGAAAGCTCTGGAGGATTGGGAGACGGCCAACGTGCCCAAATGGAAAACAGAATCTGGCAGCTCGACAAGCGCCTCGGTCAGCTGCGGCAAAA GAACCTCGAAGTGGAGAGACGGTTTCTCGACGTCATCGGTGGCATCAGGTCGGGAACGATACGGAACCGGTGGCAGGCGCACAACATGCTGGGCGGCATTGCACAATTCTACACCAACGTGGTGATGAGCTACGTCAACACCTCCGTGTCGCTGGCCATGGGAATCGTCAACTTCTGGACGGGCCTCTTCGGGAAGATAACGGGAATGGTCGGCGGGTCGTCGATGCGCTTATTCAAGATGCCGCgtgtggaggcaggacgcagctTTGTTGCAGGCCCTTAG